The Thermococcus sp. EP1 sequence CATTTCTCTCCTAATATCTTTGGCTCTCTCCTCTAATGTGACAAAAACACCGGGTTCTCCATACTCCTCTGCTCCTTTGTAGATGTATTGGGCGACGAATGTTGTTTTTCCTGTACCAGTACTCCCTGTGATAAGGACGGTGGATTCTTCGGGGAAACCTCCTCCTATTAGATCGTCAAACCCCGGTATCCCACTTTTAACTCTTTTAGTTGGAAACGAGTTGGTCATAATTCCCACCTTGCAGTCAACTTAATTTGTTTCTAACTATTAAAGTTATTTAATATGAGAATATAAGGTTTTTGGAAATTTACTCATATTTGCTGACACTCATTGGAATATTTCTAATATTTTAATTGTTTTTTATAAGCCTAGGCAACAAAAGAGTTTTATTCTAATGTGAGCATTAATAGGAGGTGGGTGGATGTTAGATCCGTTTGGAAAACATGCTCAGGAGATATTAAAAGAATTTGGAAGTATTAATGATCTATTAGAAGTTATTCCGAATTATATTGGTATTGATATGGCATTAGAACGGGTCAAATGGTTAAAAAGTGGGAAAGTTCCTCAACATGTTCTGAGACTTGATGAATGGAAGGACTTGACAAGCTTCTACGCCCTGTTGGGAGCGTTAGCGTTTTCTCCATATGGCTTAGAGATGGAACTTGTTAAAGAAGCAAATTTGAGAATCTACCTAGCAAAGATAGAAAAGTCGAGAAATTTTGCGGAACTAGCATTACCCCTGGAAAAGGTGCAGAGGGATGAACTTCCCAGAAAAGACAGAACCATACTTGAAAAAAGTTTACATGAAGAACTACCGTCTGAGGAGAAGGAGAAATACCTTCTGCAGTACAAGATTGCATTAAAAGATTTTTTAATGCTTAATGAGGATTCTCTCAAAGGCTTTTATATAAGACGGGGATACGTGTACCTTAATAGATCTCAACTCATTGAGCTGTGGAAAAAAAGCTTTGAAAGGAATATGGAGAGGGCAGTTAACATACTCTATGAAATTCGAGAGGAACTACCACAATATTACATGGAATTGTATTCGGGGCTAAGTGAAATTGCTAGAGAGAGGTTTAAGGAGAGGCTTGAGAGACTTGGAAGTGCAACAGCCCAGCCACTACGTTTTGAGCTCTTTCCTCCTTGTATTAAGATAGTTTTAAATGGTGTACCCAGTGGTTTGAGAAACTATGGAATAACAGTCCTTTTGACCTCCTTTTTGAGCTACGCTAGAATATGCCCAAATCCCTCTAAGAGAGATGTTAAAGTAAAAGACTGTATAAAGGATTTAAAAGTCATCAAGGAAGAGATTTTACCTGTAATAGTCCAAGCGGG is a genomic window containing:
- the priL gene encoding DNA primase large subunit PriL; this encodes MLDPFGKHAQEILKEFGSINDLLEVIPNYIGIDMALERVKWLKSGKVPQHVLRLDEWKDLTSFYALLGALAFSPYGLEMELVKEANLRIYLAKIEKSRNFAELALPLEKVQRDELPRKDRTILEKSLHEELPSEEKEKYLLQYKIALKDFLMLNEDSLKGFYIRRGYVYLNRSQLIELWKKSFERNMERAVNILYEIREELPQYYMELYSGLSEIARERFKERLERLGSATAQPLRFELFPPCIKIVLNGVPSGLRNYGITVLLTSFLSYARICPNPSKRDVKVKDCIKDLKVIKEEILPVIVQAGNRCSPPLFQDQPNEIKNIWYHLGFGYTLEPSLEDSGNSTWYFPPNCEKIRASAPQLCKPDRDCRYIRNPLTYYLRKLYLESKKEKSTGENNE